The Epilithonimonas zeae genome contains a region encoding:
- a CDS encoding sensor histidine kinase — MINLKNKNLEISLHLLIWLVLFFLPAAFTIGSETDWSAIFRHFWLQLFFLAIIFYLNYFIIVKWLFEDKRLWFFTSNFLLLVILIVVKSQIFELLEPDRPKMLGKRPPEGMRYFFDFLIYLIPVAFSIAINASKKMQKAEEMKIEADNIKLQSELKHLKYQLQPHFFFNSLNNIYSLIDFDSEKAKQSVHSLSKLMRHLLYKTDVDKISLSEEIDFLNKYIDLMSLRLNDKTKVYTNFPTKIPSLEVAPLLFISIVENAFKHGVSATQHSDISFKMEIVEDEIHFTASNSNFPKTDTDKSGSGIGVENLQKRLNLLYHEKHEFHSCLNDGMYIAEVKLKTK, encoded by the coding sequence ATGATAAACCTTAAAAATAAAAACCTCGAAATCAGCCTTCATCTTTTGATTTGGCTGGTTTTGTTCTTTCTTCCAGCGGCGTTTACAATTGGTTCAGAGACGGATTGGAGTGCGATTTTCAGACACTTTTGGTTGCAGTTATTTTTCCTTGCGATTATATTTTATCTCAATTATTTTATCATTGTCAAATGGCTTTTTGAAGATAAAAGATTATGGTTTTTCACATCCAATTTTTTACTGCTTGTTATACTTATCGTTGTTAAAAGCCAGATTTTCGAACTGCTTGAACCAGACCGACCAAAAATGTTGGGAAAACGTCCGCCAGAAGGAATGCGTTATTTTTTCGATTTCCTGATTTATCTTATTCCTGTTGCGTTTTCGATTGCCATTAATGCCAGTAAAAAAATGCAGAAAGCAGAAGAAATGAAAATCGAAGCCGATAATATCAAACTTCAATCTGAACTTAAACATTTGAAATATCAGTTACAACCGCACTTTTTCTTCAATTCGCTTAATAATATTTATTCCTTAATTGATTTTGATTCCGAGAAGGCAAAACAAAGTGTTCATAGTTTGAGTAAATTGATGCGACATCTTTTATACAAAACCGATGTCGATAAAATCAGTCTTTCGGAAGAAATTGATTTTTTGAATAAATACATCGACTTGATGTCATTAAGATTAAATGACAAAACGAAAGTTTACACTAATTTTCCAACGAAAATTCCGAGTTTGGAAGTTGCGCCGTTGTTATTTATTTCGATTGTGGAAAATGCTTTTAAACACGGCGTTTCTGCCACACAACATTCGGATATCAGTTTTAAAATGGAAATTGTTGAAGACGAAATTCACTTCACAGCGTCCAATTCAAATTTCCCAAAAACGGATACGGACAAAAGCGGTTCAGGAATTGGCGTCGAAAATTTACAAAAAAGACTTAACTTGCTTTATCACGAAAAGCACGAGTTTCATTCTTGTTTGAATGACGGAATGTACATCGCGGAAGTGAAATTGAAAACGAAATAA
- a CDS encoding ABC transporter permease produces MNFTNLLKIAWKAILLNKTRAMLTMLGIIIGVASVIAMLAIGEGSKESIKKNISSMGANLITIRPGAGMMGGVRSDPSAMQTLTLADYNVLKSQAKLIKEISPLVNGSGQSIAGSNNWPTSIYGTSPEYLKIRDWGVDEGSMFTEDDVEAYSKVAVIGKTVRENLFPNENPIGKMIRFKNIPFKVIGVLKEKGENTFGQDQDDIIIAPYTAVQKRILAQTYLQSIVASSLSEEDSENAVNEIKSIMETQHKIKSDEDNDFNVSSQQEIISMFSSTSEMLTILLVAIASISLLVGGIGIMNIMYVSVKERTKEIGLRMAIGAKGNDILMQFLIESVLISITGGVLGVLIGLISTFCIQQFAGWPVSVTASSIVISFVVCTITGVFFGWYPARKAAQSDPINALRYE; encoded by the coding sequence ATGAATTTCACCAATTTATTAAAAATAGCCTGGAAAGCGATTCTCCTCAATAAAACCAGAGCAATGCTGACAATGCTCGGAATCATCATTGGTGTGGCTTCCGTGATTGCGATGCTGGCAATTGGAGAAGGTTCCAAAGAAAGCATCAAAAAGAACATTTCCAGTATGGGCGCGAACCTCATCACTATTCGTCCAGGAGCGGGAATGATGGGTGGCGTTCGTTCAGACCCTTCAGCGATGCAGACTTTGACTTTGGCAGATTACAATGTTCTTAAATCTCAAGCCAAACTCATCAAAGAAATTTCGCCTTTGGTCAACGGGAGCGGACAAAGTATCGCTGGTTCCAATAACTGGCCAACTTCAATTTATGGCACTTCTCCAGAATATCTGAAAATCCGTGATTGGGGCGTAGATGAAGGCTCGATGTTTACAGAAGACGATGTTGAAGCCTATTCGAAAGTTGCCGTCATCGGAAAAACGGTTCGGGAAAATCTCTTCCCTAATGAAAATCCGATTGGAAAAATGATTCGTTTCAAAAATATTCCTTTCAAAGTGATTGGCGTTTTGAAAGAAAAGGGCGAAAATACTTTCGGGCAAGACCAAGACGATATTATCATTGCGCCTTACACGGCTGTTCAGAAAAGGATTTTGGCACAGACCTATCTTCAGTCGATTGTCGCTTCATCCTTGAGCGAGGAAGATTCTGAAAACGCAGTGAATGAAATCAAATCCATTATGGAAACTCAACATAAGATAAAATCTGATGAAGACAATGATTTCAATGTCTCTTCTCAGCAGGAGATTATCTCGATGTTCAGCTCCACAAGCGAAATGTTGACGATTCTTCTCGTTGCGATTGCAAGTATTTCTTTACTCGTAGGCGGAATCGGAATTATGAATATTATGTACGTTTCCGTAAAAGAAAGAACCAAAGAAATCGGTTTGAGAATGGCGATTGGAGCCAAAGGAAATGACATCTTGATGCAGTTTTTGATTGAGTCGGTTTTGATTTCCATCACAGGCGGAGTTCTCGGTGTTTTGATTGGCTTGATTTCTACATTTTGTATTCAGCAATTTGCAGGCTGGCCGGTAAGTGTTACAGCGAGTTCAATTGTGATTTCCTTTGTGGTTTGTACAATTACAGGTGTATTTTTCGGTTGGTATCCTGCGAGAAAAGCGGCGCAGAGTGACCCGATTAATGCATTGAGATACGAATAA
- a CDS encoding ABC transporter ATP-binding protein, whose amino-acid sequence MKPIIKIENLKREFKMGDEIVHALKGIDLTINEGEFVTIMGTSGSGKSTFLNVLGCLDQPTSGTYELDGVLVKDLNKNQLAEIRNTKIGFIFQSYNLLARTSALENVELPLLYNSKVSAEERRERAVKALKQVGLESRMGHVPSQLSGGQQQRVAIARALVNHPIILLADEATGNLDTRTSYEVMNLFQELNDQGITIGFVTHEDDIARFSKRTVILRDGIIKEDKQVENRLIAKDELVKLPKAE is encoded by the coding sequence ATGAAACCCATTATCAAAATAGAAAACCTGAAACGCGAATTCAAAATGGGCGACGAAATCGTTCACGCTTTGAAAGGCATCGATTTGACTATCAACGAAGGTGAATTTGTGACGATTATGGGAACCAGTGGTTCGGGAAAATCAACATTCCTCAATGTTTTGGGATGTCTCGACCAGCCAACTTCGGGAACTTACGAACTCGATGGTGTTTTGGTCAAAGATTTAAACAAAAACCAACTGGCGGAAATCAGGAATACAAAAATCGGATTCATATTTCAATCATACAATTTATTGGCTAGAACCAGCGCGCTGGAAAACGTAGAGTTGCCTTTGCTCTACAATTCCAAAGTGTCGGCGGAAGAGAGAAGGGAGCGCGCTGTGAAAGCCTTGAAACAGGTCGGTTTGGAAAGCAGAATGGGACACGTTCCGAGTCAGCTTTCAGGCGGACAACAGCAGAGAGTTGCGATTGCGAGAGCTTTGGTTAATCATCCGATAATCCTTTTGGCAGATGAGGCAACGGGGAATCTCGACACCAGAACGTCCTACGAAGTGATGAATCTTTTTCAGGAACTCAATGACCAAGGAATCACGATTGGATTCGTAACCCACGAGGATGACATTGCGAGATTCAGCAAACGAACTGTGATTTTGCGAGACGGAATCATCAAAGAAGACAAGCAAGTAGAAAACCGACTGATTGCCAAAGATGAATTAGTAAAACTTCCAAAAGCAGAATAG
- a CDS encoding efflux RND transporter periplasmic adaptor subunit, translating to MNPKYKKYFKNSIIVLVSAIVIFFVYKYFTTEKTSNIAVQTVKLTKQNVTTSVTATGTVEPVDQVDVGTQVSGIINNIYVDYNSQVKKGQLLAELDKTNLQESVNNALAQYNASLNELNYYQQNFNRQSNMFKSGVISKADYEQAFYQVKNSQETVSQRKTALAQARTNLSYANIYAPIDGIILSREVEEGQTVQASMTTPTLFTIAKDITKMQVEADVDEADIGGVEVGQRVSFTVDAYPQEDFSGRVRQVRLSATTESNVVTYTVIIDADNPEQKLKPSLTATITIFTQELKDTNTIPASAIAFTPDTETLQKYYQQNQITAKIPEIKTGKNKEKYIWIKNNDGSLSQKQITIGINDGINIQVVNGLSGNEQIVTSLDEQTEPITKSSGDGSSPFMPKRPNNNNKKSSSSQGPPN from the coding sequence ATGAATCCAAAATATAAAAAATACTTCAAAAATTCTATTATCGTTCTTGTTTCAGCGATTGTTATTTTCTTCGTTTATAAATATTTTACAACAGAAAAAACGAGCAATATTGCGGTTCAAACGGTAAAATTAACAAAGCAGAATGTTACAACTTCGGTTACTGCAACCGGAACTGTAGAACCTGTTGACCAAGTAGATGTGGGAACGCAGGTTTCGGGAATCATCAATAATATTTATGTTGATTATAATTCTCAGGTTAAAAAAGGTCAGCTTTTGGCAGAATTGGACAAAACCAATCTTCAGGAATCTGTGAACAATGCTTTAGCGCAATATAACGCATCACTAAACGAACTAAATTATTACCAGCAAAACTTTAATCGTCAAAGTAATATGTTCAAATCCGGAGTGATTAGCAAGGCAGATTACGAGCAGGCTTTTTATCAGGTTAAGAACTCTCAGGAAACCGTAAGTCAGAGAAAAACAGCTTTGGCGCAGGCGAGAACCAATTTGAGTTATGCCAATATTTATGCTCCGATTGACGGCATTATTTTGAGTAGAGAAGTGGAAGAAGGGCAAACTGTACAGGCAAGTATGACAACGCCAACGCTTTTCACCATTGCAAAAGATATTACCAAAATGCAGGTGGAAGCGGATGTGGATGAAGCAGATATTGGTGGAGTAGAAGTTGGTCAGCGTGTGAGTTTCACGGTGGATGCCTATCCTCAGGAAGATTTCAGTGGTCGAGTTCGTCAGGTTCGTTTGTCCGCAACTACAGAATCCAATGTTGTGACTTACACCGTCATCATCGATGCCGATAATCCTGAACAAAAACTGAAACCAAGTTTGACAGCAACCATCACAATTTTCACTCAGGAATTAAAAGATACCAATACAATTCCGGCTTCGGCAATCGCTTTCACTCCTGATACGGAAACTTTGCAGAAATATTATCAGCAAAATCAAATCACGGCAAAAATTCCCGAAATCAAAACCGGAAAAAACAAGGAAAAATATATTTGGATTAAAAATAACGACGGAAGTCTTTCCCAGAAACAAATCACAATCGGAATTAATGACGGAATCAATATTCAGGTGGTCAACGGACTTTCAGGAAACGAACAAATCGTAACCTCACTTGACGAGCAGACAGAACCTATTACAAAATCGAGCGGAGACGGAAGCAGTCCATTTATGCCGAAAAGACCAAATAATAACAACAAAAAATCAAGTTCAAGCCAAGGTCCACCGAATTAA
- a CDS encoding TolC family protein, with the protein MRKYIIILLFIGILAPAQKVWTLEDCLDYAVQNNITVKKTVLDKTTASLNYQQQKNNKLPTIYGTTSLGLTNGSSIDPITSSFVNQNILSNSFGLSGNMTIYQGNKLNLQIEQNKMILDQSSLYQKQAENNIVLNVLNAYLQALYYYEGIESAKYTASSSAQELKLTQTKFKNGAISKLDLADVETQDAQNQYTVVNSENLYNQQVLKLKQLLELDPSIDFQIEKIKLTDLMESIPDKQQVFAQAIENLPDLKIYDSQNEILAKALQITKAGYKPTLSAAAGLNTGFTSTQDYSYFNQFKNNFNKSVGLSLNVPIFSKKQNDTNVKLAQIDIEQNKLDKISASKTLYSSIETAWQNAIANQAQQKSSKVARDNAKLAYDLASKKYEFGGLTTTELAVSRNTYLTNEQTYLQSKYMSVLYTQLLNFYQGKALTAN; encoded by the coding sequence ATGCGAAAATATATCATCATATTGCTTTTCATCGGAATCCTTGCTCCGGCTCAAAAAGTCTGGACACTTGAGGATTGTCTTGATTACGCTGTACAAAACAACATTACCGTAAAGAAAACGGTTTTGGACAAGACGACCGCATCGTTGAATTATCAACAGCAGAAGAACAACAAACTTCCGACAATTTATGGGACAACTTCTTTGGGTTTGACGAATGGTTCCAGTATCGACCCGATTACGAGTTCATTTGTGAATCAGAATATTTTGTCAAATAGTTTCGGTTTAAGTGGAAATATGACAATTTATCAAGGAAATAAACTGAATCTTCAAATCGAACAGAACAAAATGATTCTCGACCAGTCTTCATTATATCAAAAACAAGCTGAAAATAATATCGTTTTGAACGTTCTGAATGCTTATTTGCAGGCTTTATATTATTATGAAGGCATCGAAAGTGCAAAATATACAGCAAGTTCTTCCGCTCAGGAATTGAAATTAACTCAGACCAAATTTAAAAACGGAGCGATTTCAAAATTGGATTTGGCGGATGTTGAAACTCAGGATGCGCAGAATCAATACACGGTTGTGAACAGCGAAAACCTTTACAATCAGCAGGTTTTGAAACTAAAACAATTATTGGAACTTGACCCAAGTATTGATTTTCAAATCGAAAAGATAAAACTGACCGATTTAATGGAATCCATTCCGGATAAACAACAAGTTTTTGCTCAAGCAATCGAAAATCTTCCTGATTTGAAAATTTATGATTCTCAGAACGAGATTCTTGCAAAAGCACTTCAAATTACGAAAGCTGGTTACAAACCGACACTTTCTGCCGCTGCAGGTTTGAATACAGGTTTTACGAGCACTCAAGATTACAGCTATTTCAATCAGTTTAAAAACAATTTCAACAAGTCGGTTGGCTTGTCTCTGAATGTCCCGATTTTCTCGAAAAAGCAAAACGATACGAATGTCAAATTAGCTCAAATCGATATCGAACAAAATAAACTCGATAAAATAAGTGCAAGCAAGACTTTGTATTCATCCATCGAAACCGCTTGGCAGAACGCAATCGCCAATCAAGCTCAGCAAAAATCATCGAAAGTGGCGAGAGACAATGCAAAGCTCGCTTATGATTTAGCCAGTAAAAAATATGAATTCGGAGGTTTGACAACAACGGAATTGGCCGTTAGCAGAAACACTTATTTGACGAATGAACAAACTTACCTTCAATCAAAATATATGTCGGTTTTGTACACTCAACTGCTGAATTTCTATCAAGGAAAAGCATTAACTGCCAATTAA
- a CDS encoding SDR family NAD(P)-dependent oxidoreductase: protein MKILDNKVALVTGAGSGIGLAIAKLYAKEGAKVVVSDINEEHGKSAVEEIKSEGGEATFVKADTSNPEQVEALIKATVDAYGRLDIACNNAGIGGEQKLTGDYSIDSWKKVLDVNLDGVFYGCKYELTQMEKNGGGIIVNIASIHGTVAAPLSSAYTTSKHAVVGLTKNIGAEYGQKNIRCNAVGPAYIETPLLESASGDMKEALIAKHPMGRLGRPEEVAELVLFLSSDKSSFMTGGYYLVDGGYTAV, encoded by the coding sequence ATGAAAATTCTAGACAATAAAGTAGCTTTGGTTACAGGCGCAGGTTCAGGAATTGGACTTGCCATCGCAAAATTATACGCTAAAGAAGGCGCAAAAGTTGTGGTTTCCGACATCAATGAAGAACACGGAAAATCAGCTGTTGAAGAAATCAAATCGGAAGGTGGAGAAGCGACTTTTGTAAAAGCAGACACATCAAATCCAGAGCAAGTTGAAGCCTTAATAAAAGCAACAGTTGACGCCTACGGAAGATTGGACATCGCCTGCAATAATGCGGGAATCGGTGGCGAGCAAAAACTAACAGGAGATTACAGCATCGACAGTTGGAAAAAAGTTCTTGACGTGAATCTTGACGGTGTTTTCTACGGCTGTAAATATGAATTAACTCAAATGGAGAAAAACGGAGGCGGCATTATCGTCAACATCGCATCTATCCACGGAACAGTAGCCGCGCCACTTTCTTCGGCTTACACAACTTCAAAACACGCAGTTGTCGGATTAACCAAAAATATCGGTGCGGAATATGGACAGAAAAATATCCGTTGTAATGCAGTTGGTCCAGCTTATATCGAAACGCCACTTTTGGAAAGTGCAAGTGGCGATATGAAAGAAGCATTAATAGCTAAACATCCAATGGGAAGATTAGGAAGACCTGAGGAAGTTGCAGAATTGGTTCTTTTCCTAAGTTCTGATAAATCTTCTTTTATGACTGGCGGTTATTATCTTGTTGATGGTGGTTATACGGCGGTTTAA
- a CDS encoding serine hydrolase encodes MKNQIITFTLFSTSFFQVAFAQISPRKIDSLMEKSMKEFNVVGASIAVIENGKIVLEKGYGMKSLTTKEPVNQFTNFQIASNSKAFTTAALSILVDEGKIKWDDKVTKYIPEFKMYNNYVTENFIIEDLLCHRSGLGMGAGDLMEFPAGSDFGINDVITNLQHFKPVSPFRTKWDYDNQLYFVAGELIKRVSGMSWEDFIQTRIFQPLQMTNSYPANSYIKDFSNIATPHIVNLKEKTTVPLYDFGSKMNGAAGSIFSNVNDMAKWVQLQLNGGKYGEKSDKTLFTKDRQNEMWKIHTVMDSHFEERYKTHFSGYGLGFDLSDMNGSFVVEHTGGLDGMLSIVRMIPDKKFGIIVLTNTQDGGIYLDYAVANILTDYILNVPKEDWISKYSARFKNRLKEGDAITDKVWKTVADNKNVKIKNEDYIGIYEDKWFGKCEVFMKDNQLWFKSYRSPKLNGPMKFYKANTFAIQWEYRGFDADAFAIFTLDEEGKGQSIKMKGISPNIDFSFDFQDLDLQRLSK; translated from the coding sequence ATGAAAAATCAAATCATAACATTTACTCTATTTTCTACTTCTTTTTTTCAAGTAGCCTTTGCCCAGATTTCTCCAAGAAAAATTGATTCTTTGATGGAAAAATCAATGAAAGAATTCAATGTTGTAGGTGCTTCTATTGCTGTTATCGAAAACGGAAAAATTGTTCTTGAAAAAGGTTACGGGATGAAATCTCTAACTACAAAAGAACCTGTAAATCAATTTACCAATTTCCAGATTGCTTCTAATAGTAAGGCTTTTACGACTGCCGCACTTTCTATTTTGGTAGATGAAGGAAAAATAAAATGGGATGACAAGGTCACAAAATACATTCCTGAGTTCAAAATGTATAATAATTACGTCACTGAAAATTTTATTATTGAAGACCTTTTGTGCCACAGAAGCGGACTCGGAATGGGAGCCGGCGATTTGATGGAATTTCCTGCGGGAAGCGATTTTGGGATTAATGACGTTATTACAAACTTACAGCATTTCAAACCCGTTTCGCCGTTTAGAACTAAGTGGGATTATGACAATCAGTTATATTTTGTTGCAGGAGAATTGATTAAAAGAGTTAGCGGAATGTCTTGGGAAGATTTTATACAAACGAGAATTTTTCAACCTTTACAAATGACGAATTCTTATCCTGCCAATTCTTATATCAAAGACTTTTCAAATATTGCAACACCCCATATTGTTAATTTAAAAGAGAAAACAACTGTTCCTCTTTATGATTTTGGTAGTAAGATGAACGGTGCTGCCGGAAGCATTTTTTCTAATGTAAATGATATGGCAAAATGGGTTCAGCTCCAGTTGAATGGTGGAAAATATGGCGAAAAATCCGATAAAACACTATTTACAAAAGACCGTCAAAACGAGATGTGGAAAATCCATACTGTAATGGATTCTCATTTCGAAGAACGTTACAAAACACATTTTTCAGGTTATGGATTAGGTTTCGATTTATCCGATATGAACGGAAGTTTTGTAGTAGAACATACGGGAGGATTGGATGGAATGTTGTCAATTGTGAGAATGATTCCTGATAAAAAATTCGGGATTATTGTTCTTACTAATACGCAAGATGGTGGAATCTACCTAGATTATGCCGTTGCAAATATACTAACCGATTATATTCTGAATGTGCCTAAAGAAGACTGGATTTCAAAATATTCTGCGAGATTCAAAAACCGTTTAAAAGAAGGAGATGCAATTACTGATAAAGTTTGGAAAACTGTAGCTGATAACAAAAATGTGAAAATAAAAAATGAAGATTATATCGGAATCTATGAAGATAAATGGTTTGGAAAATGTGAGGTTTTTATGAAAGATAATCAACTATGGTTCAAGTCTTATCGTTCTCCAAAACTTAATGGCCCGATGAAATTCTATAAAGCTAACACCTTCGCCATCCAATGGGAATATAGAGGTTTTGACGCCGATGCCTTCGCCATTTTCACATTGGATGAAGAAGGAAAAGGACAAAGTATAAAAATGAAAGGCATCTCTCCGAATATCGATTTTAGTTTTGATTTTCAGGATTTGGATTTACAAAGATTATCCAAGTAA
- a CDS encoding thymidylate synthase encodes MQNYLDLLQHILDNGTDKTDRTGTGTRSVFGYQLRYDLSKGFPLVTTKKVHLKSIIYELLWFIKGDTNTKYLTDNGVSIWNEWADENGDLGPVYGAQWRSWSGADGKVVDQFSEVIEQIKKNPDSRRLIVSAWNAAEIPNMALAPCHALFQFYVADGKLSLQLYQRSADVFLGVPFNIASYALLLMMVAQVTGLEVGDYVHTFGDVHIYNNHFEQVNRQLSRETRPLPTMKLNPDIKDIFDFDFEDFTLENYDPHPGIKAPVAI; translated from the coding sequence ATGCAAAACTACCTTGATTTACTTCAGCATATTTTAGACAACGGAACCGATAAAACCGACAGAACAGGAACGGGAACACGAAGCGTTTTCGGTTACCAATTACGTTATGATTTGTCGAAAGGATTTCCTTTGGTTACTACAAAGAAAGTGCATTTGAAATCTATTATTTATGAATTGCTTTGGTTTATTAAAGGTGATACGAATACGAAATATCTGACTGATAATGGGGTTTCAATTTGGAATGAATGGGCGGATGAAAATGGAGATTTAGGTCCAGTTTACGGCGCACAATGGAGAAGTTGGAGCGGAGCCGATGGAAAAGTGGTTGACCAGTTTTCTGAAGTAATTGAACAAATCAAAAAAAATCCAGATTCCCGCAGATTAATAGTTTCCGCTTGGAACGCCGCAGAAATTCCTAATATGGCTTTGGCACCTTGTCACGCTTTGTTTCAGTTTTATGTGGCAGATGGAAAATTGTCGCTTCAGTTATATCAAAGAAGTGCGGATGTTTTCCTAGGAGTTCCTTTCAACATTGCGAGTTATGCGCTTTTATTGATGATGGTTGCGCAAGTTACTGGACTTGAAGTTGGAGATTATGTTCACACTTTTGGTGATGTCCATATTTATAACAATCATTTTGAGCAAGTCAACAGACAGCTTTCCCGAGAAACAAGACCTTTACCAACAATGAAACTGAATCCTGATATCAAAGATATTTTTGATTTTGATTTTGAAGATTTTACTTTGGAAAATTATGACCCGCATCCGGGGATTAAAGCACCAGTGGCGATATAA